A genome region from Micromonospora peucetia includes the following:
- a CDS encoding ArsA family ATPase produces the protein MVPSEDAAPQLDVDQILADPGVRIVVCCGAGGVGKTTTAAALALRAAEQHGRRTVVLTIDPARRLAQSLGLTELDNTPRQVKGIDVEASGGELHAMMLDMKRTFDDVVLQHTDPAKAAEIFANPFYQAMSSTFAGTQEYMAMEKLGQLHARGEWDLIVVDTPPSRSALDFLDAPARLSRFLDGRMLRLLLAPARTGGRSMFSLVTASFGMFSKIVQKVLGAQLLTDLSGFVAALDSMFGGFRQRAEQTYRILQARETAFLLVAAPEPDAVREAAYFAGRLREEKMPLAGLVLNRVHRPAVPGLDAAKSLAAAERLTGLGGHQGTVDVLRAHAALAQQAVREQQVAARFTEAFPAVPAVPVTAQPADVHDVDGLRTIGTALSRP, from the coding sequence TTGGTGCCTTCCGAAGACGCGGCGCCGCAGTTGGACGTCGATCAGATCCTCGCCGATCCGGGCGTCCGGATCGTGGTGTGCTGCGGGGCGGGCGGGGTGGGAAAGACGACCACGGCCGCCGCGCTCGCGCTGCGGGCCGCCGAACAGCACGGCCGACGCACGGTGGTGCTCACCATCGACCCGGCCCGCCGGCTGGCCCAGTCGCTCGGGCTGACCGAGCTGGACAACACCCCCCGCCAGGTGAAGGGGATCGACGTCGAGGCCAGCGGCGGCGAGCTGCACGCCATGATGCTCGACATGAAGCGCACCTTCGACGACGTGGTGCTCCAGCACACCGATCCGGCGAAGGCGGCGGAGATCTTCGCCAACCCCTTCTACCAGGCCATGAGTTCGACCTTCGCCGGCACGCAGGAATACATGGCGATGGAGAAGCTGGGCCAGTTGCACGCCCGGGGCGAGTGGGACCTGATCGTGGTGGACACCCCACCGTCCCGCTCGGCGCTGGACTTCCTGGATGCCCCGGCCCGGCTGTCCCGTTTCCTCGACGGGCGGATGCTGCGGCTGCTGCTGGCGCCGGCGCGTACCGGCGGGCGGAGCATGTTCAGCCTGGTCACGGCCTCGTTCGGGATGTTCTCCAAGATCGTGCAGAAGGTGCTCGGGGCCCAGTTGCTGACGGATCTGTCCGGTTTCGTCGCCGCGCTGGATTCGATGTTCGGCGGCTTCCGGCAGCGCGCCGAGCAGACGTACCGCATCCTCCAGGCCCGGGAGACGGCGTTCCTGCTGGTCGCGGCGCCGGAGCCGGACGCGGTCCGGGAGGCCGCCTACTTCGCGGGCCGGCTGCGCGAGGAGAAGATGCCGCTGGCGGGCCTGGTGCTCAACCGGGTGCACCGCCCGGCGGTGCCCGGCCTCGACGCGGCGAAGAGCCTGGCCGCCGCGGAGCGGCTGACCGGCCTCGGTGGGCACCAGGGCACCGTCGACGTGCTGCGGGCCCACGCCGCGCTGGCCCAGCAGGCGGTACGCGAGCAGCAGGTGGCGGCCCGGTTCACCGAGGCGTTCCCGGCGGTGCCGGCGGTGCCGGTGACCGCGCAGCCCGCCGACGTGCACGACGTCGACGGGCTGCGGACGATCGGCACGGCACTCAGCCGGCCATGA
- a CDS encoding WhiB family transcriptional regulator, with translation MGMITDWPSLAACQNGDPDALFVQGAEQNVAKRICRSCPVRYECLADALDNRIEFGVWGGMTERERRALLRRHPQVASWRKMFEAAMKKNAKDKAGKDKILVTTAG, from the coding sequence ATGGGCATGATCACTGACTGGCCGTCGCTGGCGGCGTGTCAGAACGGGGACCCGGACGCGTTGTTCGTACAGGGTGCCGAACAGAACGTGGCGAAGCGGATCTGCCGGAGCTGCCCAGTTCGGTACGAGTGCCTGGCCGACGCGCTGGACAACCGGATCGAGTTCGGCGTGTGGGGCGGCATGACCGAACGCGAACGCCGCGCGCTGTTGCGCCGTCACCCGCAGGTGGCGAGCTGGCGCAAGATGTTCGAGGCCGCGATGAAGAAGAACGCCAAGGACAAGGCCGGCAAGGACAAGATCCTCGTCACCACGGCCGGCTGA
- a CDS encoding ArsA family ATPase: MRAAESPADPAATEWPARLHVVTGKGGTGKTSVAAALALALAAGGRRTLLVEVEGRQGIAQLFDTDPLPYEERHLTDAPGGGEVRALAVDAEEALLEYLDMFYKLGAAGRALRKLGAIDFATTIAPGLRDVLLTGKVKEATTRTSGQRRAYDAVVLDAPPTGRIGRFLNVTAETARLAKVGPIKTQSEGVAALLRSPITAVHVVTLLEEMPVQETVDAITELAQLGFPVGRVIVNSARPPVPAGRVVTAAELERGLRAAGLPTDRNTVAGLAAEARDQAIRRELEDSLRTDLVELGLPMIELPLLPDGVDRAGLDRLAATLLRAD, translated from the coding sequence GACCCGGCCGCTACGGAGTGGCCGGCCCGCCTCCACGTCGTGACCGGCAAGGGCGGCACCGGCAAGACCAGCGTCGCGGCGGCGCTGGCCCTCGCGCTGGCCGCCGGCGGCCGGCGCACGCTGCTGGTCGAGGTCGAGGGGCGACAGGGCATCGCCCAGCTCTTCGACACCGATCCGCTGCCGTACGAGGAGCGGCACCTGACCGACGCGCCGGGCGGCGGGGAGGTGCGGGCCCTGGCGGTGGACGCCGAGGAGGCCCTGCTGGAATACCTCGACATGTTCTACAAGCTCGGCGCGGCCGGCCGGGCGCTGCGCAAGCTCGGGGCGATCGACTTCGCCACCACCATCGCCCCCGGCCTGCGGGACGTCCTGCTCACCGGCAAGGTGAAGGAGGCGACCACCCGCACCAGCGGGCAGCGGCGCGCGTACGACGCGGTGGTGCTGGACGCGCCGCCCACCGGGCGGATCGGCCGGTTCCTGAACGTCACCGCCGAGACGGCCCGGCTGGCCAAGGTCGGCCCGATCAAGACCCAGAGCGAGGGGGTCGCCGCGCTGCTGCGCTCCCCGATCACCGCCGTGCACGTCGTCACCCTGCTCGAGGAGATGCCGGTCCAGGAGACCGTCGACGCGATCACCGAACTGGCCCAGCTCGGCTTCCCCGTCGGGCGGGTGATCGTCAACAGCGCCCGGCCGCCGGTGCCCGCGGGCCGGGTGGTGACCGCCGCCGAGCTGGAGCGGGGGCTGCGCGCCGCCGGGCTGCCGACCGACCGGAACACCGTCGCCGGGCTGGCCGCCGAGGCACGCGACCAGGCCATCCGCCGCGAGCTGGAAGATTCGCTCCGGACCGACCTGGTGGAGCTGGGGCTGCCGATGATCGAGCTGCCGCTGCTGCCCGACGGGGTGGACCGGGCCGGCCTGGACCGGCTCGCCGCGACTCTCCTGCGGGCGGATTGA